From Mobula birostris isolate sMobBir1 chromosome 22, sMobBir1.hap1, whole genome shotgun sequence, the proteins below share one genomic window:
- the nrarpa gene encoding notch-regulated ankyrin repeat-containing protein A yields MSQAEVSPAAAPQRMFQEAVRRGNTRELQSLLQNMTDCHFNVNSFGPEGQTALHQSVIAGNLELVKLLVKFGADIRLANRDGWSALHIAAFGGHQDIVLYLITKAKYGASGSR; encoded by the coding sequence ATGAGCCAGGCCGAGGTTTCTCCGGCCGCCGCCCCGCAGCGCATGTTCCAGGAGGCGGTGCGGCGCGGCAACACGCGGGAACTGCAATCACTGCTGCAGAACATGACCGACTGTCACTTCAACGTCAACTCGTTCGGGCCCGAGGGCCAAACGGCGCTGCACCAGTCGGTGATCGCCGGGAACCTGGAGCTCGTCAAGCTGCTCGTCAAGTTCGGCGCCGACATTCGCCTGGCCAACCGCGACGGCTGGAGCGCGCTGCACATCGCGGCCTTCGGCGGCCATCAGGACATCGTGCTCTACCTCATCACCAAGGCCAAGTACGGGGCCAGCGGCAGCCGGTGA